A single Methanolobus sp. ZRKC5 DNA region contains:
- a CDS encoding PGF-pre-PGF domain-containing protein has translation MIVSATNSTPVLEVIGDRTVDEGSLLSFTLSASDSNNDSLVFSSSGLPNGSNLNGTTGLFEWLPSYEQSGIYLIQFVVSDGGNIDSEYITITVNNVNRLPLFSPISDTAISEKAQATLILEASDSDSDILVFSKDVSFGNLQGNVFTWMPGYDDQGEHTIIFTANDGFSSVTQTSRINVSNVNREPVLYSIGDTSVPQNAPVTIQLNGYDPDGDTLNYSIVGILPEGASLDANTGLFQWPNAETLGFSFLQFSVDDGFASKTRTAKIIVGDSNSPPVINTIDPQLIDENSELSFEISASDPDADKLSFSYPDNLPPGSILTITKSSVQFTWTPSYEQAGNYKIEFGVSDSSTYGYSAYEVVDIVVLDVNQAPVIDLVNDYTLSEKNVLNIDLSANDPDNDDFTFSTNSSFGTVRGNMFTWTPGYSDAGVHDIWFTVSDGSLSNSTKSTIIVNDANMPPKINYVSPLEVSENETLTFSLSVYDEDLNDTFTYAAIDSPSGANFNSSTATFEWTPSSTQLGKYSVGFYVNDGALDDYETISITVVEPSLPVIPTSSSSGGGGSGGGGSMNTGERYENIDLKDYTIKYVMKDKKAIFEFDEPANSIMSIGFVSRLNGGQTKAVVEMLRGTSALVDAAPDGEVYKNLNIWVGDSKFSSDVIYDVAIKFKVEKSWIVSNDLDFEFITLYRYSDGMWNSLETSFIAEDGGYFYYETKSPGFSPFAIVIPHASELIITENSSFINETKMSISDEIILDEGKDSPQDKKRPLVFLLILGLIVAVAVVGTKYRSQYEKLYTQIGNPDGKRYRRLKK, from the coding sequence GTGATTGTTTCGGCGACTAATAGTACTCCCGTTTTAGAGGTCATAGGCGACCGAACGGTCGATGAGGGCAGTTTATTATCCTTCACTTTGTCTGCAAGTGATTCAAATAATGATTCTCTGGTATTCTCCTCCTCCGGATTGCCGAATGGTTCAAATTTGAATGGAACCACGGGGTTATTTGAATGGCTCCCAAGCTATGAACAATCAGGCATCTATCTAATACAGTTTGTAGTTTCTGATGGTGGGAACATTGATTCTGAATATATAACGATAACCGTGAACAATGTCAATCGGTTACCTTTATTTTCTCCGATTTCTGATACTGCAATAAGTGAAAAAGCTCAGGCAACGTTGATACTTGAAGCATCTGATTCGGACAGTGATATTCTTGTTTTCTCAAAGGATGTGTCATTTGGAAATCTTCAGGGTAATGTTTTTACCTGGATGCCGGGTTACGATGACCAGGGTGAACATACTATTATCTTCACTGCAAATGATGGTTTTTCCTCAGTAACACAAACTTCAAGGATAAACGTTTCAAATGTAAACAGGGAGCCGGTGTTATACTCAATTGGTGACACTTCTGTTCCTCAGAATGCACCTGTTACTATACAATTGAATGGCTATGATCCTGATGGTGACACTCTTAATTATTCTATCGTAGGTATCTTACCCGAGGGTGCATCTCTGGATGCAAATACTGGCCTTTTCCAATGGCCAAATGCTGAAACTCTAGGTTTTTCTTTCCTGCAGTTTAGTGTCGATGATGGTTTCGCTTCAAAAACAAGGACTGCGAAGATCATAGTTGGCGATTCCAATTCCCCACCTGTCATAAACACTATAGATCCCCAGTTAATTGATGAAAATTCAGAGCTTTCATTTGAGATATCAGCTTCTGATCCTGATGCTGACAAACTGAGTTTTTCCTATCCGGACAATCTTCCACCAGGATCTATCTTAACAATAACAAAGTCTTCAGTTCAATTTACGTGGACTCCTTCATATGAGCAGGCTGGTAATTACAAAATAGAATTCGGGGTTTCAGACAGTAGTACGTATGGCTATTCAGCATATGAAGTAGTAGACATTGTGGTTTTGGATGTAAATCAAGCTCCTGTCATTGATTTAGTGAATGATTATACACTCAGTGAAAAAAATGTCCTTAATATTGATTTGAGTGCAAATGATCCTGATAATGATGATTTTACATTCTCAACGAACAGTAGCTTTGGAACTGTAAGAGGCAATATGTTTACCTGGACCCCAGGTTATTCTGATGCTGGGGTGCATGATATATGGTTCACAGTATCTGATGGTAGCTTGAGCAATAGTACAAAATCAACTATTATCGTCAATGATGCCAATATGCCTCCAAAAATAAATTATGTAAGTCCGTTGGAGGTTTCTGAAAATGAAACGCTAACATTTTCCTTATCAGTCTATGATGAAGATCTAAATGATACTTTTACCTACGCTGCAATCGATTCTCCTTCAGGTGCTAACTTCAATAGTTCAACAGCTACTTTCGAGTGGACTCCTTCCAGTACTCAGCTGGGCAAATATTCTGTGGGTTTCTATGTGAACGATGGTGCTCTAGATGATTATGAAACAATTTCAATAACCGTAGTCGAACCTTCTTTACCAGTCATTCCTACAAGTTCCAGCTCAGGAGGCGGTGGCAGTGGAGGCGGTGGTTCGATGAATACCGGTGAGAGGTATGAGAATATTGACCTCAAGGATTACACTATTAAGTATGTGATGAAGGACAAGAAAGCAATATTTGAATTTGACGAACCAGCTAATAGTATTATGTCCATTGGTTTTGTTTCCAGACTCAATGGGGGTCAGACCAAAGCGGTGGTGGAAATGCTAAGAGGGACTTCGGCATTGGTGGATGCTGCTCCTGATGGGGAAGTATATAAAAATCTGAATATATGGGTTGGAGATTCAAAGTTCTCTTCAGACGTGATATACGATGTAGCTATCAAGTTCAAGGTTGAAAAATCATGGATAGTTTCCAATGATTTGGATTTCGAATTCATAACACTGTATCGTTATTCAGATGGTATGTGGAACTCTCTGGAAACATCTTTTATAGCTGAGGATGGAGGGTATTTCTATTATGAAACAAAGTCACCTGGCTTTTCACCATTTGCTATTGTCATTCCGCATGCTTCAGAACTTATTATAACAGAAAATAGCTCTTTCATCAATGAAACTAAAATGTCAATTAGTGATGAAATCATTCTGGATGAAGGTAAGGATTCTCCACAGGATAAAAAAAGACCTCTGGTGTTCCTTTTAATACTGGGATTGATAGTTGCAGTTGCTGTGGTAGGTACTAAGTACAGATCTCAATATGAAAAATTGTATACTCAAATTGGAAATCCTGATGGCAAAAGGTACAGGCGTCTAAAAAAGTAA
- a CDS encoding IS66 family transposase, which translates to MCIDREEILAVYEAGPEAVVELVTRLLGIIEHQSLQIAQLEERVRHLEEMLEKNSRNSSKPPSTDSYARNKPTVKSQRKKTNKHVGGQNGHPGTTLRINDDPDEVIVHPVNQCVNCGRSLASVPSDYERRQVFDIPPITINCIEHRCEIKTCPKCSHVNKALFPDGVTQPTQYGHRVKSFAVYLHTYQLLPYQRVTKLFSDILGCKISPATLVNTERSCFEKLGAFENTVKHLLKESPVINLDETGMRINAVRNWLHVAGTDKLTYYFAHRKRGSEAMDAMGILPGYTGVATHDFWKPYNKYECQHSLCNAHLLRELTGASENSDQQWPKIMSDLLICIKHHVDNDLLDTELIQRFSEDYDHITCLGVNENPPDPESNVRSKKRGRKKQTTVKNLLDRFIGHKEDILRFMYDQNVPFDNNQAERDIRMTKVQQKISGTFRSEQGAKNFCRIRGYVSTVNKNSESVIDAISAIFYGNSFVPKLQN; encoded by the coding sequence ATTTGTATAGACCGCGAAGAAATACTTGCAGTTTATGAAGCTGGTCCAGAAGCAGTAGTAGAACTTGTAACTCGATTACTTGGGATAATTGAACATCAATCTCTCCAAATTGCACAACTTGAAGAGCGTGTCAGGCATTTGGAAGAAATGCTTGAAAAGAATAGTCGCAACAGTAGCAAACCACCTTCTACTGATTCTTATGCACGGAATAAACCAACCGTTAAAAGTCAAAGAAAAAAGACCAATAAGCATGTAGGTGGTCAAAACGGTCATCCTGGTACTACATTAAGAATAAATGATGATCCGGATGAAGTTATTGTTCATCCTGTTAATCAATGCGTCAATTGTGGGAGATCGTTAGCTTCTGTTCCCTCTGACTATGAAAGAAGACAGGTCTTTGACATTCCTCCTATAACTATCAATTGCATTGAACATCGTTGCGAGATTAAAACATGTCCCAAATGTTCTCATGTAAACAAAGCTCTTTTTCCAGATGGTGTAACTCAGCCGACTCAATACGGTCATCGAGTTAAGTCATTTGCAGTTTATTTGCACACTTACCAATTACTTCCTTATCAGCGTGTTACCAAGTTGTTCTCTGATATTTTGGGATGCAAGATAAGTCCTGCTACTTTGGTGAACACGGAACGTAGTTGTTTTGAGAAGCTTGGAGCTTTTGAAAATACAGTGAAACATCTCCTGAAAGAATCTCCTGTCATCAATCTGGATGAAACAGGAATGAGAATAAATGCAGTTCGTAATTGGCTTCATGTGGCAGGTACAGACAAACTGACCTATTATTTTGCACATCGCAAAAGGGGCTCAGAAGCAATGGATGCTATGGGCATATTACCAGGTTACACTGGTGTTGCAACACATGATTTTTGGAAACCGTACAACAAATATGAATGTCAACATTCATTATGTAATGCACATTTATTACGAGAGTTAACTGGAGCTTCCGAAAACAGTGATCAACAGTGGCCAAAGATAATGAGTGATCTCTTGATATGCATTAAACATCATGTTGATAATGATCTTTTAGATACTGAGCTAATTCAAAGGTTCAGTGAGGATTATGATCACATAACTTGTTTAGGAGTGAATGAAAATCCTCCTGATCCGGAATCAAATGTGCGGTCTAAAAAACGAGGACGTAAGAAGCAGACCACGGTAAAGAATTTGCTGGATAGGTTTATTGGCCATAAAGAGGATATCTTACGATTTATGTACGACCAAAACGTTCCGTTTGATAACAATCAGGCTGAAAGAGATATCAGAATGACGAAAGTACAGCAGAAGATATCAGGTACTTTCCGCAGTGAACAGGGTGCAAAAAATTTCTGCCGTATAAGAGGATACGTGTCTACTGTTAATAAGAATTCAGAATCTGTTATCGATGCAATTAGTGCAATATTTTATGGCAATTCATTTGTTCCAAAGTTGCAGAATTGA
- a CDS encoding Ig-like domain-containing protein translates to MSISIILSTFSPMIIASAASGETVFISSDKVNPGDDAHVVISIENCENVTGMDLTLVYNQSIIDLNNMSINATVGSGEIKDTNTSGTVEIKLRKLDNLTDVGLVPLIDLTFDALKSGNSTLELRNVELLGGETPSILGGTDDEYILVEETIAINTAPKFGTIDSQFVNESSELSFTLNATDPDGDTLLFGKNVSYGNITGDVFTWTPTTDDVGTHYINFSVNDSALWDYHVVMITVSELVEETNNAPDFGIIGDKFVNESSELSFTLNATDLDGDALLFGKNVSYGNITGDVFTWTPTTDDIGTHYINFSVNDSALWDYHVVMITVSELVEETNNAPEFGIIGDKFVNESSELSFTLNATDPDGDTLLFGKNVSYGNITGDVFTWTPTTDDVGTHYINFSVNDSALWDYHVVMITVSELVEETNSAPEFGIINDQSINESEDFSLTLNATDPDGDDLTYYMSGLPEDANLNSATGVFSWKPGYNDSNIYDVMFNVSDGFVNVSETIRITVINIDQAPEFSYSIGNRAVNEAELINFTINATDPDNDTVIYSVVGLPDEASLDPGTGYFSWTPDHDASGIYNVELIATANGLNDTEAITITVNNVNREPVLADIGSYNVQENKTLEFSLSATDADNDSLSYDMSYLPLAATLNSTTGAFSWTPDYESSETYTVQFTVSDGNDTASQYVQIIVENTNRAPEFPEFGTLNATEGSELTLDISAFDPDHNSLTYSANVLFGTISGNEFIWTPDYSDSGTHDIEFTVVDKYLDYDTSIVTIEVGEFNRAPSMNPVSPFYICEVGEVISFNLVATDPDGHSITYSVSGLPESANSSLDMITGAFEWTPTYADEDKVYYAEFTAFDGDKYVSVETVFLVGIKLSWDDIGPKQVNEGENLSIVLNGSSNDTEITYFASGLPTGSTFDNVNGIFNWTPSYDQSGIHNATFGMKVGTSQIKETVFITVVNVNRAPSFNMDEYYVVNESEKLNILLNATDPDIEDTTLIFNSNVSFGSISGDVFTWTPGYTANQTSNGTYYINFTATDGQLSNSTIVTVQVFDVNAPPVLSPIGSQSIAEEKELVTNLAATDVDGDVLTFSALNLPENATLNIATGVFSWTPITGEDGTSIIFKVSDGEYNDTETVTITVTKSSSTSLTSSSSSGGGGGGGGSLSSGEKYENIIFKDYALKAVAKDTETVFSFYKENNSIVSLSFTSKLNGGQVKAVVEVLMGTSSQVSSSAPGNVYENMNLYIGSKLGSDAIGNSKVNFKVEKSWIDDNDFDTSIIVLYRYFNDDWAQLPTEMTGNDEYYYYFTSTTPGFSPFAISGADATDEFVVEEVVTGSTDTEDTVMSTEDAGSMELTTETTQESKSSLSFVFVLALVGIMVIGVFGYRNRDYYGKLRMQLGNPDGKRYRRVKK, encoded by the coding sequence TTGTCGATTTCTATTATCCTTTCGACATTTAGCCCTATGATAATAGCAAGTGCGGCATCAGGTGAGACAGTTTTTATTAGTTCTGACAAGGTAAATCCTGGTGATGATGCACATGTAGTGATTTCTATAGAGAATTGTGAGAATGTCACAGGCATGGATCTGACATTGGTATATAATCAGAGTATCATTGATTTGAATAATATGTCCATCAACGCGACTGTTGGATCAGGCGAGATAAAAGATACTAATACTTCTGGGACGGTTGAAATAAAGCTCAGAAAGTTGGATAATCTTACTGATGTAGGATTAGTTCCATTAATTGACCTCACTTTCGACGCATTGAAAAGTGGTAACTCTACACTTGAGCTGCGAAATGTGGAACTTCTCGGTGGTGAAACTCCATCAATCTTGGGTGGGACGGATGATGAGTATATTCTTGTAGAGGAGACTATAGCGATAAACACTGCACCCAAATTTGGTACAATTGATAGTCAGTTCGTCAATGAATCTTCAGAACTTTCCTTCACTCTTAATGCAACTGATCCTGATGGCGATACTCTCCTTTTTGGCAAGAATGTCAGTTATGGTAACATTACAGGTGATGTTTTTACCTGGACTCCAACCACAGATGATGTCGGTACTCATTACATCAACTTCAGTGTAAACGACAGTGCTCTTTGGGATTATCATGTCGTTATGATTACTGTTAGTGAATTAGTTGAAGAAACTAACAACGCACCTGATTTTGGTATAATTGGTGATAAGTTCGTCAATGAATCTTCAGAACTTTCCTTCACTCTTAATGCAACTGATTTAGATGGTGATGCCCTTCTTTTTGGCAAGAATGTCAGTTATGGTAACATTACAGGTGATGTTTTTACCTGGACTCCAACCACAGATGACATCGGCACCCATTACATCAACTTCAGTGTAAACGACAGTGCTCTTTGGGATTATCATGTTGTTATGATTACTGTTAGTGAATTAGTTGAAGAAACTAACAACGCACCTGAATTTGGTATAATTGGTGATAAGTTCGTCAATGAATCTTCAGAACTTTCCTTCACTCTTAATGCAACTGATCCCGATGGCGATACTCTCCTTTTTGGCAAGAATGTCAGTTATGGTAACATCACAGGTGATGTTTTTACCTGGACTCCAACCACAGATGATGTCGGTACTCATTACATCAACTTCAGTGTAAACGACAGTGCTCTTTGGGATTATCATGTTGTTATGATTACTGTTAGTGAATTAGTTGAAGAAACGAACAGTGCACCTGAATTTGGTATAATTAACGATCAGTCAATCAATGAATCTGAAGATTTTTCCCTCACTCTTAATGCAACTGATCCCGATGGCGATGATCTTACTTATTATATGAGTGGTCTCCCAGAGGATGCAAACTTGAACTCGGCAACAGGTGTTTTTTCCTGGAAACCTGGCTACAATGATTCTAATATCTATGATGTCATGTTCAACGTTTCTGACGGTTTTGTCAACGTTTCTGAAACCATCCGCATAACTGTAATAAATATCGACCAAGCTCCAGAATTCAGTTATTCTATTGGTAATAGGGCGGTAAATGAGGCAGAGCTCATTAATTTCACGATAAACGCTACAGACCCGGATAATGATACAGTAATTTACTCTGTTGTCGGTTTGCCTGATGAAGCCAGCCTTGATCCAGGCACCGGATATTTCAGTTGGACTCCCGATCATGATGCTTCAGGTATTTACAATGTCGAATTAATTGCCACTGCCAATGGTCTTAATGATACGGAGGCAATCACCATTACAGTCAACAATGTAAATCGTGAACCTGTTCTTGCCGATATAGGAAGCTACAATGTTCAGGAAAACAAGACTCTTGAATTCAGTCTGTCTGCTACAGATGCTGACAATGACAGCCTCAGTTATGATATGAGTTATCTTCCATTAGCAGCAACTTTGAACTCGACCACCGGTGCTTTTTCCTGGACTCCTGATTACGAATCATCAGAAACATATACAGTACAATTCACTGTTTCCGATGGCAATGATACCGCTTCACAGTATGTCCAGATCATAGTTGAGAATACTAATAGAGCTCCAGAGTTCCCTGAATTTGGAACTTTGAATGCTACAGAAGGAAGTGAACTTACCCTCGACATCAGTGCATTTGATCCGGATCATAATTCTCTCACATACTCTGCTAATGTATTATTTGGTACCATCTCCGGAAATGAGTTCATATGGACTCCTGATTATAGTGATTCAGGAACACACGATATCGAATTTACCGTAGTTGATAAATATCTTGATTATGATACCTCTATTGTTACAATAGAAGTAGGCGAGTTTAACAGGGCACCATCTATGAATCCTGTATCACCTTTTTATATCTGTGAAGTAGGTGAAGTAATTTCGTTCAACCTTGTAGCCACAGATCCCGATGGACATTCAATCACTTACAGTGTAAGTGGATTGCCGGAAAGTGCAAATTCCAGTTTGGATATGATTACTGGTGCATTCGAATGGACTCCTACTTATGCCGACGAAGACAAAGTCTATTATGCTGAATTCACTGCCTTTGATGGCGATAAGTATGTCAGTGTAGAAACAGTGTTCCTGGTTGGTATAAAACTAAGTTGGGATGATATTGGTCCTAAGCAAGTAAATGAAGGTGAGAATCTATCGATAGTGTTGAATGGCTCTTCCAACGATACTGAAATAACTTATTTCGCATCAGGTTTGCCAACAGGTTCTACGTTTGACAATGTTAATGGTATCTTTAACTGGACACCTTCTTATGATCAAAGTGGAATTCATAATGCAACTTTTGGTATGAAGGTGGGTACATCTCAAATAAAAGAAACAGTATTTATCACAGTTGTCAATGTCAACAGAGCTCCATCGTTTAATATGGATGAGTATTATGTTGTCAACGAAAGTGAGAAATTGAACATTCTACTCAATGCAACTGATCCTGATATCGAGGACACGACTCTCATATTCAATTCCAATGTTTCTTTTGGTTCCATATCAGGTGATGTATTCACATGGACTCCGGGATATACTGCAAACCAAACATCAAATGGAACCTACTACATAAATTTCACAGCTACGGATGGCCAACTCAGTAATTCTACAATTGTAACTGTGCAGGTTTTCGATGTAAATGCGCCACCTGTGTTGTCTCCTATAGGCAGCCAGAGTATTGCGGAAGAAAAAGAACTTGTAACTAATCTTGCTGCAACAGATGTAGATGGCGACGTTCTTACATTTTCAGCTTTGAATCTCCCGGAAAATGCAACATTGAACATTGCAACCGGCGTATTTAGCTGGACACCTATAACCGGTGAAGATGGAACATCTATAATATTCAAGGTCAGTGATGGTGAATACAACGATACTGAAACAGTCACTATCACTGTAACTAAGAGTTCATCAACAAGTTTAACAAGCTCCAGCTCCAGTGGTGGCGGCGGTGGTGGCGGCGGTTCACTGTCTTCTGGCGAAAAGTATGAGAACATCATCTTCAAGGATTATGCCCTGAAGGCAGTTGCAAAAGACACTGAAACAGTTTTCTCCTTCTATAAGGAGAACAACAGTATTGTTTCGTTAAGCTTTACCTCAAAGCTTAACGGAGGACAGGTTAAGGCAGTAGTTGAAGTATTGATGGGCACTTCTTCGCAGGTAAGCTCCAGCGCGCCGGGTAATGTTTACGAGAATATGAATCTATATATCGGTTCAAAGCTTGGATCTGATGCTATAGGCAATTCAAAAGTCAATTTCAAGGTAGAAAAGAGCTGGATCGATGACAATGACTTTGATACCTCTATAATTGTGCTTTACAGGTATTTCAATGATGATTGGGCTCAGTTACCAACAGAAATGACAGGAAATGATGAATATTATTACTATTTCACTTCAACAACTCCGGGATTCTCTCCATTTGCCATCTCAGGTGCAGACGCAACAGATGAGTTCGTTGTTGAAGAGGTCGTAACCGGTTCCACAGATACAGAGGACACAGTTATGTCAACAGAGGATGCCGGTTCGATGGAATTAACGACAGAAACAACTCAGGAGAGCAAGTCATCACTTTCATTTGTATTCGTTCTGGCATTGGTTGGAATCATGGTTATCGGGGTATTTGGCTATAGGAACAGGGATTATTATGGTAAGTTGCGTATGCAACTGGGAAATCCCGATGGTAAGCGTTACAGGCGTGTTAAGAAATAG